One Neisseria sicca genomic region harbors:
- a CDS encoding DUF456 domain-containing protein, protein MTAILIILGLIAIAVGIFGTIYPALPGLSLMFVGAWLLGYAGDYQVFGSGTLIFLAVVAIFGTAMDYVAGALGAKYTGASKTAVWGAFIGGIVGAFFAIPGLLLGPLIGAASGEFIARRDSWQAGKVGIGTFIGFIIGTVAKIGCALTIMLTVLFVWLASFF, encoded by the coding sequence ATGACTGCCATCCTGATTATCCTCGGCCTGATTGCCATAGCGGTCGGCATTTTTGGCACGATTTACCCCGCCTTGCCGGGATTGAGCTTGATGTTTGTCGGCGCATGGCTGTTGGGCTATGCCGGCGACTATCAGGTTTTCGGTTCCGGCACACTCATTTTCCTTGCCGTTGTCGCCATTTTCGGCACGGCAATGGATTATGTCGCGGGCGCGCTGGGGGCAAAATATACGGGGGCGAGTAAAACCGCTGTCTGGGGAGCGTTTATCGGCGGCATTGTGGGCGCATTCTTCGCCATCCCCGGCCTGCTGTTAGGCCCTCTGATTGGCGCAGCCAGCGGCGAATTCATCGCCCGCAGAGACAGTTGGCAGGCAGGCAAAGTCGGCATCGGTACGTTTATCGGCTTTATCATCGGTACGGTTGCCAAAATCGGCTGCGCGCTGACCATTATGCTGACTGTCCTATTCGTATGGCTGGCTTCGTTTTTCTAA
- a CDS encoding YecA family protein: protein MQLQAFDEASRVRLMELLDAKSEHHNTMRCDEVQAFMMALLSGPDALNPNDWLPEVLGDESLFDAKERTEIERLVIGLAADLRIKLSKKMLPDLWLYEDAASNPDIYTWCNAYLYALDIVPTDWFEAVDQEEFEDLFYPIMALGGIYDEERNGEIILHLTEKELAQLESELPHVLLDIYWYWQAIINKPQTVRREGDKIGRNDPCPCGSGKKYKACCNK, encoded by the coding sequence ATGCAATTGCAAGCATTTGACGAAGCGTCGCGCGTACGCCTGATGGAGCTGCTCGATGCCAAATCGGAACACCACAACACCATGCGCTGCGATGAGGTGCAGGCGTTTATGATGGCTTTGTTGAGCGGTCCCGATGCGTTGAACCCGAATGACTGGCTGCCTGAAGTTTTGGGCGACGAATCCTTATTTGATGCCAAAGAGCGCACCGAAATCGAACGTTTGGTCATCGGTTTGGCAGCGGATTTGCGCATCAAACTCAGTAAAAAAATGCTGCCCGATTTGTGGTTATACGAAGATGCCGCTTCTAATCCCGATATTTATACTTGGTGTAACGCTTATCTGTATGCTTTGGATATCGTTCCGACCGATTGGTTTGAGGCGGTTGATCAGGAAGAATTTGAAGATTTGTTCTATCCGATTATGGCTTTGGGCGGGATTTACGATGAAGAGCGAAACGGCGAAATCATCCTGCACCTGACCGAAAAAGAACTCGCCCAGCTCGAATCCGAGCTGCCGCATGTGTTGCTGGATATTTATTGGTATTGGCAGGCAATCATCAACAAACCGCAAACGGTACGCCGCGAAGGCGACAAAATCGGACGCAACGACCCTTGCCCTTGCGGCAGCGGTAAGAAATACAAAGCCTGCTGTAACAAATAA
- a CDS encoding TrmH family RNA methyltransferase has translation MKLITSAQNEQLKHLSKLLTQSKARREYGQTVLEGVHLLQVYLEAGYTPKQVYLPESKNTHPEIRNLISSLDEDGITWVGNEALSKITSLNDADDVMTWIEIPPQGDLPLSGDCVVLDRLQDPGNVGTVLRSAAASGIRQIVLGNDCVDIWSPKVLRAGMGAHFLLDIYSRVFLPHWLDAYQDKIWATALDGRNPSDLYQLDLNAPCAWVFGNEGSGVSREILEKVDGSVRIPMLGQTESLNVAMAATVCLFEQMRQRIA, from the coding sequence ATGAAATTGATTACCTCCGCGCAAAACGAGCAGCTCAAGCATTTGTCCAAGCTGTTGACACAATCTAAAGCACGCCGTGAATACGGGCAAACCGTGTTGGAAGGCGTGCATCTTTTGCAGGTCTATTTAGAGGCGGGATACACGCCCAAACAAGTGTATTTGCCCGAAAGTAAAAACACGCATCCTGAAATCCGAAATTTAATCAGCAGTTTGGACGAAGATGGTATTACTTGGGTCGGAAACGAAGCCTTGTCTAAAATCACCAGTCTGAACGATGCCGACGATGTGATGACTTGGATAGAGATTCCGCCGCAAGGTGATTTGCCTTTAAGCGGCGACTGCGTGGTGTTGGACAGGTTGCAAGATCCGGGCAATGTCGGGACGGTTTTACGCAGCGCGGCAGCTTCGGGCATTAGGCAGATTGTGTTGGGTAATGACTGTGTCGATATTTGGTCGCCCAAAGTATTGCGTGCGGGTATGGGGGCGCATTTTCTGCTGGACATATACAGCCGCGTTTTTCTACCGCATTGGCTGGATGCTTATCAGGACAAAATATGGGCAACCGCTTTGGACGGGCGCAATCCTTCCGACTTGTACCAACTGGATTTAAATGCCCCTTGCGCTTGGGTTTTCGGCAATGAAGGCAGCGGCGTGAGTCGGGAAATTTTGGAAAAAGTTGACGGCAGCGTCAGAATCCCGATGCTGGGACAGACCGAATCGTTAAACGTCGCCATGGCGGCAACGGTATGCCTTTTCGAGCAAATGCGCCAACGCATCGCCTAA
- a CDS encoding sigma-E factor negative regulatory protein, translated as MDTTREYVSMLMDGDQVSEEMLDRLLSDDAAAEAWYEYHLLGDCMRYKEGTGRDADFMQSAAFTATLAEISEEHKQRHEAEVAAVMPVVKEVQAANSSFFKSFAVAASVAAVAVAVWQFGPQVKGDSSGMVAEKAVETKNQQENIVPVAANPTAKNASDAVVMPESAKNDKGVSQTTVRTETQVQQDSVVH; from the coding sequence ATGGATACAACAAGAGAATATGTTTCCATGCTGATGGATGGAGACCAAGTAAGCGAAGAGATGCTTGACCGTCTGTTGTCCGACGATGCCGCTGCCGAAGCGTGGTACGAGTACCATCTGTTAGGCGATTGCATGCGCTATAAAGAAGGGACAGGGCGTGATGCGGATTTCATGCAAAGCGCGGCATTTACCGCTACGCTTGCGGAAATCAGCGAAGAACACAAACAGCGTCATGAAGCCGAAGTTGCCGCTGTGATGCCTGTTGTTAAGGAAGTACAGGCTGCGAACAGTTCCTTCTTCAAATCCTTCGCCGTCGCCGCCAGCGTGGCAGCGGTTGCCGTAGCCGTATGGCAATTCGGTCCGCAAGTGAAGGGCGACTCTTCTGGTATGGTCGCGGAAAAAGCTGTTGAAACCAAAAATCAACAGGAAAATATCGTACCTGTAGCCGCCAATCCGACAGCCAAAAATGCTTCGGACGCTGTGGTAATGCCTGAATCCGCAAAGAATGATAAAGGTGTGAGTCAGACTACAGTTCGAACCGAAACGCAGGTTCAACAGGATTCCGTCGTTCATTAA
- the rpoE gene encoding RNA polymerase sigma factor RpoE translates to MNDRQIDQALVERAQKGEQKAFELLMSKYQRRLIRLISRFVKDEHEVNDVAQEAMIRAYRALPNFRGESAFYTWLYRIAINTAKNFLVTSGKQPFVSAEAANEDGDILDLSDQIADYHTPEAEMINREILQTVESTISHLPEDLRKAITLREMDGLSYEEIAKIMDCPIGTVRSRIFRAREVIAKDLRPLLETSENQRW, encoded by the coding sequence ATGAATGATCGCCAGATTGATCAGGCCTTGGTAGAGCGCGCGCAGAAGGGCGAACAAAAAGCATTCGAGTTGCTGATGTCCAAATATCAGCGTCGGCTCATCAGATTGATTTCCCGTTTTGTCAAAGACGAACACGAAGTCAATGATGTGGCGCAAGAGGCAATGATTAGGGCTTATCGGGCCTTGCCGAATTTCCGGGGTGAGAGTGCTTTTTATACTTGGTTGTACCGGATTGCCATCAATACCGCCAAGAATTTCTTAGTAACATCAGGAAAGCAGCCGTTCGTCAGTGCAGAGGCTGCTAACGAAGACGGGGATATTCTGGATTTGTCGGATCAGATTGCGGATTACCATACGCCGGAAGCTGAAATGATCAATCGGGAAATCCTGCAAACAGTCGAATCAACAATTTCGCATTTGCCCGAAGACTTACGCAAAGCCATTACCCTGCGGGAAATGGACGGTTTGTCTTACGAGGAAATAGCCAAAATTATGGATTGTCCGATAGGAACGGTCCGCTCCCGTATTTTCAGGGCGCGGGAAGTGATAGCAAAAGATTTGAGGCCGCTGCTGGAAACCTCTGAAAATCAAAGGTGGTAA
- the tilS gene encoding tRNA lysidine(34) synthetase TilS, which yields MNPTSSENLPPQCRSLLETLRLSARSLPDGCTVTVGLSGGLDSVVLLHMLACLREELGLNVHALHVHHGLSRNADDWLGFCTRLCQEWNVPFRSVKVEVKKDGLGIEAAARKARYQAFSDDPSGIIALAHHQDDQIETFMLAAVRGGGIKALAAMPQWRKLDEETQIWRPLLTFSRKELESYAAACNLPNIEDESNADTAFLRNWMRYEALPVWRERIPNFDRHVCANIRSLQTDLAILDEVVEADYQAVCQSGRFQVSRWQTFSEARRSRILWRFFKENEIVESSPRKLADFARILLEAETAQWQFGETSVCLYRDFLFILKQNQFADADWIKGKEVRGRLKDILQENGFFLVPHRNGLPESVLEKDGIIRTAGSDDMMNVGFLYKNVKKVLQENHIVPFVRKCWPIITNTDGNCIAIVNLTVSHDFQGFDGFLPVYGKFLRYKWN from the coding sequence ATGAACCCGACGTCGTCTGAAAACCTCCCGCCTCAATGTCGCAGTTTGTTGGAAACCCTGCGTCTTTCGGCGCGTTCGCTTCCAGATGGTTGTACGGTAACGGTCGGATTAAGCGGCGGTTTGGATTCGGTGGTGTTGCTGCATATGCTCGCGTGTTTGCGGGAAGAGCTTGGTTTGAATGTACACGCTTTGCACGTTCATCACGGATTGAGCCGCAATGCGGATGACTGGCTGGGGTTTTGCACACGCTTATGCCAAGAATGGAATGTGCCGTTTAGAAGCGTAAAAGTTGAAGTCAAAAAAGACGGCTTGGGAATCGAAGCCGCCGCACGGAAAGCGCGTTATCAGGCGTTTTCAGACGACCCCTCCGGCATCATCGCATTGGCGCACCATCAGGATGACCAAATTGAAACATTCATGCTCGCGGCGGTTCGCGGCGGCGGCATTAAAGCACTTGCCGCCATGCCGCAATGGCGCAAGCTGGATGAGGAAACGCAAATTTGGCGGCCGCTGCTGACGTTTTCCCGAAAAGAACTGGAAAGCTACGCCGCTGCCTGCAATCTGCCGAACATCGAAGACGAAAGTAACGCCGATACTGCCTTTTTAAGGAATTGGATGCGTTATGAGGCGTTGCCGGTTTGGCGGGAGCGCATTCCGAATTTTGACCGTCATGTGTGTGCCAACATCCGTTCTTTGCAAACCGATTTGGCGATTTTAGACGAAGTTGTCGAAGCGGATTATCAGGCGGTTTGCCAAAGCGGGCGTTTCCAAGTCAGCCGCTGGCAGACATTCAGCGAAGCGCGCCGCAGCCGGATTCTTTGGCGGTTTTTTAAAGAGAATGAGATTGTGGAAAGTTCTCCGAGAAAGCTGGCGGATTTCGCGCGGATACTGTTGGAAGCAGAAACTGCACAATGGCAGTTCGGCGAAACATCGGTATGTTTATACCGGGATTTTTTATTCATATTGAAACAAAACCAGTTTGCAGACGCGGATTGGATAAAGGGAAAAGAAGTCAGAGGTCGTCTGAAAGATATTCTCCAAGAAAACGGCTTTTTTCTGGTGCCGCACCGCAACGGATTGCCGGAATCGGTCTTGGAAAAAGACGGAATCATTCGGACGGCGGGCAGTGATGATATGATGAATGTAGGTTTTTTGTATAAAAACGTTAAGAAAGTGTTGCAAGAAAACCATATTGTACCGTTCGTCAGAAAATGCTGGCCGATTATCACAAATACTGACGGAAACTGCATTGCTATTGTTAACCTTACGGTAAGCCACGATTTTCAAGGGTTTGACGGTTTTTTACCGGTTTACGGAAAATTTTTGAGATATAAATGGAACTAA